In Candidatus Thermoplasmatota archaeon, the sequence CTATCCCGCGGAGGTCAAGAGCCTCCCGCAGATAGGCTCGTACACTCTCAACATCGAGGTCATCATGAGCCTCAAGCCTGATCTGATCGTCTGCAGCGACCTCGTTCCGAGGCTTCAGCTGGACCAACTGGAAGCGCAGGGGATCCCTTACTTCATATTCGCGGCAAGGACGATGGAGGACGTGATCAAGGACCTGAGACTCGCGGGAAGTCTGACCGGTCATTCGCTCGAGGCCGAGTCCGCGGTCGCCAGTCTGCAGGCAAGGGTCAATGCAGTTACGAACAAGACCCTCGCCGTCGGCGTCGAGAAACCCAGGACCTACATCGAGTACTACCCACTCTGGACATACGGGCCAGGCTCATTCGGAGACGACTTGATAAGGTTGGCCGGTGGCACCAACATAGCTTCCAACGCGAGCAACGAATACCCTGAGCTCACACCTGAGTTCATCATCGCGCAGAACCCAGAGATCATTGTCTACACTGTGGGTCCCATGACCACAACGGTCGCTGCCGACTTTGCAGCTAGGGCGCATTGGGACAGCATCTATGCCGTGTCGCACGACAAGATCTACTCGCTGGATGACAACCTCATGAGCAGGTACGGACCGAGGGTCGTGGATGGCCTGGAACAGCTTGCGGAGATAATACACCCAGAGCTTTTCACCTGAGTCAGAGCCGAAGGTGGTCGCACTGATCGGAACCGGGTTGCCCACCGATGACGGGCAGGCTCCCACGCGCTTGAGGGGCAAGCGATTCCTTATCATATGCGCGCTGGGCGCTCTCCTCGTCATAACAGCTTTCATAGCCATACTGGTGGGCACGCTCGGCCCGATAGGCCCGGGGATCCCAGAGAAGATCACGTTTTCAGAAGCGGTGAAGGGGATCTTCACCAATTCCAAATATCACTGGGTTTTTTGGAATGTGAGGATGCCAAGAGTTCTCTTGGCGGGGTTGGTCGGAGCCGCCCTCGCGTGCTCGGGCACTGCGATGCAAGCGATTTTCAGGAACTCGATGGCCGATCCCTTCGTGATCGGGGTCTCATCCGGAGCTGCCGTTGGCGCCACGGTCGCAGGGATGCTGGGACTGGGAGCGGTGCTTGGAATCCTCGCCGCCCCGATGTTCGCATTCGTGTCGGCGGTTGTCGCCGCCTTTTCTGTCTATGCGCTCGGCTCTGTGAGAGGCAAGGTCTATGTCGATTCCCTGCTTCTCTCTGGGGTGGCGGTCGCGGCCTTCCTCGGAGCGATAGTCTCATTCCTGATATACTTCGCGAGACTGCAGTATCACCAGCTGATCTTCTGGCTCCTTGGGAGCCTTACTCTTGCGAGCTGGGACATTGTGCAGATCCTTGTGTTCCCGGTGATTGCTGGAGCTGTTGTCGTCTTCCTCTACGGCAGAGATCTGGACGCGTTGTTGCTGGGCGAGGAGACCGCGCACAATCTCGGCGCCAACCCCGAGTTCCTGAAGAAGTTGATGCTATTCGTGTCGGCGCTGATGGCTGCCGCCGCAGTGGCGTTCGTCGGAGTCATAGGTTTTGTCGGCCTGATAATACCGCACATATCGAGATTGATTGTCGGGTCGAACCATAGGACCCTGGTGCCCGCTGCCACTCTAGCCGGGGCGATCTTCCTCATAGCGGCGGACATGCTAGCTCGGACGGCTGTGGCGCCGACGGAGCTGCCTGTGGGAATCATCACCGCGCTCTGCGGCGGACCTTTCTTCCTGTACCTGCTCCGCAGAAACAGCATGGGGCGTGAGCGGTGATGTCTCTGGCAGTCAGAGAGCTATCGTTCTCGTTCGGAGATGTCCAGGTATTGAAGAAAGTCACGTTCAAGGTCGCGCCTGGAGAGTTCATAGGCATCATGGGCCCGAACGGGT encodes:
- a CDS encoding iron chelate uptake ABC transporter family permease subunit; its protein translation is MVALIGTGLPTDDGQAPTRLRGKRFLIICALGALLVITAFIAILVGTLGPIGPGIPEKITFSEAVKGIFTNSKYHWVFWNVRMPRVLLAGLVGAALACSGTAMQAIFRNSMADPFVIGVSSGAAVGATVAGMLGLGAVLGILAAPMFAFVSAVVAAFSVYALGSVRGKVYVDSLLLSGVAVAAFLGAIVSFLIYFARLQYHQLIFWLLGSLTLASWDIVQILVFPVIAGAVVVFLYGRDLDALLLGEETAHNLGANPEFLKKLMLFVSALMAAAAVAFVGVIGFVGLIIPHISRLIVGSNHRTLVPAATLAGAIFLIAADMLARTAVAPTELPVGIITALCGGPFFLYLLRRNSMGRER
- a CDS encoding cobalamin-binding protein, yielding MASKTGSAFDWKVWMVIAIVASSVIGFSAGYVLGGAQKKVILSIVDDYGRTVELKGVPQRIVSAAPSPTEILFAVGAGAHVVGVDNYSDYPAEVKSLPQIGSYTLNIEVIMSLKPDLIVCSDLVPRLQLDQLEAQGIPYFIFAARTMEDVIKDLRLAGSLTGHSLEAESAVASLQARVNAVTNKTLAVGVEKPRTYIEYYPLWTYGPGSFGDDLIRLAGGTNIASNASNEYPELTPEFIIAQNPEIIVYTVGPMTTTVAADFAARAHWDSIYAVSHDKIYSLDDNLMSRYGPRVVDGLEQLAEIIHPELFT